The Pithys albifrons albifrons isolate INPA30051 chromosome 1, PitAlb_v1, whole genome shotgun sequence genome contains the following window.
AGTTTGCCTGCACACACATCATGTGAAAGGCTTTTGCAAACGGTCTGTAATAACGAAGATTTTTAATCTTGTTCTCTGAACACACTATAGAGATGGAGGAGCTAGCAGAGCATGGTATTTCCTTGCCTTACAATATGCAAGGACTAACAGATGAGCAAATTGGAGAGCTGAAGTTAAAAGATGAGTGGACAGAGAAGTGTGTCCCAAGCGGTGGGAGCATCTTCAGGAAGGATGAAATGGGTCGGAGAAATGGGCACGGTAAGTGAAATGTAaaggtttgtttctttccctgcaGACACAGACAATCTGTAACAGggaacaaacaacaaacccctaATTCATGGACCTGAATAGTCAAACTATCAGTTACATACACAGGCATTCTGTCTTGGGTTATGGCCTGAGGTAATGCTGATTTAAAAGTGTAAAGAGCAGCAtatcttcttcagcacacaaacaATCACCAGGAGCAAGTTGGACTGTCCATTGTAATTTATTCTCCCTGTCTGTATACTTGAGAACTGTTTTTCTCCAGATATTTACATTACAGATACATTAACAAGTtgtttttctaatatttctccttttttcttattGACTGGGACTCAGACTTAAAGAGTATGTTTGTTACTGAGAGGACAGCTTTGTGATGTTGACAAAGTTACTGTACAGTGAATGTGTGAGCCTAACCAAATACCATGAAGCACTTAACTAGGAAATAAGCTGGGAATGAGTATGCTTTAATTGGATTTTTGTATTTGAGGACAGGCTTTTTCTAGCAATTAAAATAGGTAAGTATTATGTGATATCAAGTGAACAGTGTATTTGCAAACCTACCTTTgctgttagaaaaaaattcagaacacTGTGAGCTATTGTGCCCACTAGAAATACATCTGCCAGTACAGTCCCCAATAGTCCAGCAGGAAAAGAGCCTTGTTTTATGTTACGGAGGGTATAGGATTATAGTTGTTGCTTTCTACTCAGTACCTTTGTCCCAAATGAAATTCTAAGTCACAAAattacaaaatcacagaatgatttgggttagaagggaccttaaagctcatccagttccatcctctgccatgggaccttccactagaccaggttgctccaagccccatccaacctgcccttgaacacttccaggatggGGTAAATACCAGTCACATGTCTCTGGGGGAAAGTAAGTTGGCTGTCCCTGTTTTGTCTTGCACGTTAGTAAGAAATATGGGAATGAACAATCCAACTTGTAAATAGGCTGCAGCATAGGACTGTCTTTCCTGCTTTGTGATTTGCTCACAGTGGATTCTGGACAGGTTATGTGCTTGTGTTTTTTACAGTAAGTGTAGACCAAATATGTGTCTCTTATTTTTAGCTCCAAATGAAAAAATGCAGCAGGTTATAAAGAAGACAATAGAGGAAGCCAAGGCATTAATCTCTAAGGTAAATTTCCTCAAGCAGTGTGTGATGCTTTCTTAATAAGTGCTGTGGAGTTGGGCAGCTTAAATAAAACCAGACTTCGAGTGCAAGGGCTGCCAGTTCTTGAGAAATACCATGTAGTGATATGAATAGTCTAATAAAAACGTACATCTCTGTTAATGATTTCCTTCATAGCTTTTGGCAAGCAGGTTCAACAAGTTAAGGAATCAGATTCTAAACTCCAAGTGAAACGCTGGCAGTCACGCCCACATGGAATGATTAATGTTACCCACACAATTTGGTATTGATGTGTTCTTGGGGCAAATGCTTGTCATGCTTTCTGGTGAAAAATTAACTGGGTTCTGCGTTTTTCATGGAGTCAAGACAGCCTTTTGAGTTTTATGTATACTTAATTGAAAAATGGGTTCTAATCTCTTAGattatcacagaatggtttgggttggaagggatcttaaagatcgTGAAGTTCCAACTACTCTGCAACAGGCAggcacaccttccactagaccaggttgctccaaactccatccagcctggcccgGGACaattcagggatggggcagggattAGGCCTTGGTTTGACAAGCACTTGGACTCATGCTTAATCCCAGTGAGTGTGTTCAAAGACAAGTGTGAGGGTAGGCCCTTGCAGGACGGTGCTCTCAAGTATTCAACTTCACTTTGTCAAATCTGTAGATGTTCTGTGTTGTGTGTCAGCATTTGTATGACTTTGAAACACAACTTAAGTAATATAAGACTTCTTTGTTGAATGAAATTAAAGACAGTTTGAGAAGTGGTTTGTGAATTTCATCACTTTATAATGATAAAAAATGATGAAATGTGCCTGTGTATTTTAAGTTGCATTGGCTAGTTAACCAGATTAAAAGTGTCCACAAGGAGGCAACATTCTCTTAccttattatttaaaatactgaaaccATTGAATCCATTgggaaaaactttttttcttctcttctaaATGtgttaatttcttctttttcctttgtgctaGCGTTTGGAATGATCTCAAGTGTTTGATCATACAGGTCCTTGCAGGAGCTGTGAATACGCCGAGCTTTATGCTTCTGCTCACATGTgcaccatttttttcccttaggcCCCTTCTTCATCTCTTACTTGAATTCTGCTGCTTTGAATCACGTTCATGAATCATAAGCACTTGGAACCAAAGCCTCCCCGTCCAGTGTCTGTGGTCATACGTGTCCAGGCTTGAGTCGTGTCCCACAGGCAGTTGATGCTAAGTGCGTCCTTAAGAATGTAGTAGAAATCTCctatttttgtttcctctccCACCCCATGTAAGCAGGCTAAACAGAGGGCTAAAGGGAAGTGATGTACTCCAAAGTCAGTATTCCAATGAGGAAATTTGCACTCCTGGTATCTTTTTACAGCCTACAGCCTGTTAGCTCTGCTCAGATATCCCACCTCTGAAACTCTGAACTGGATCTGAAGCAAAGTATTCATGCAGGTTTGCTTAAATTGCTAGTGATCCCTGtctgtatttcagaaacaaGTTCAGGCCAACATGTGTGTTAATATGGAGATGGTGAAAGATGCATTGGAGCAGCTCCGAGGGGCTGTGATGATTGTGTATCCGATGGGATTGCCGCCACACGATCCAATTAGGATGGAGTTTGAAGATAAAGACTTGTCAGGAACTCATGTATGCAGTAATGTATTCCTGTTCTATGTAGTCCCTGGGTTAAACATGTGCTATGCTGTTCTCCCTCTTATCAGTGAAAGTTGTTTTTACTTGCATGACAaaatttgtttaatatttttgtctctgtttacATAAAAACACACCAATAGCTTaactagaaataaaattaatggagTTTATTTCAAATGTTGCATACAACATTCAGGTAAGTCTGGGTCTCATTTTAAATAGCTTGTCACCTCCAGTATGGAGAGTTTATTGCCCAAAGTGTTCACATGAGATCAAGACTGAATGGAATATGAATGAATGCCATAGATGAGTATGAGGTGAAAGATGTAGCAGAAgtagatttggaaaaaaaagcaataaacaaATAGAGCAAGAAACAACACCCACAACACTTCACCTTGTTTGTATATCACAGGCTGGACTTGAAGTTATAAAAGAATCAGAAGCACAGTTATGGTGGGCAGGAAAGGAGTTGCAAGAAACAAAGTTGCTGTCTGACTACGTagggaaaaatgagaaaacaaccATCATTGTCAAGATCCAGAAAGT
Protein-coding sequences here:
- the CFAP298 gene encoding cilia- and flagella-associated protein 298; amino-acid sequence: MVRLHVKRGGESQFLLEAPGSVRLAELAPLAARIHNGRLKVQRLCSEMEELAEHGISLPYNMQGLTDEQIGELKLKDEWTEKCVPSGGSIFRKDEMGRRNGHAPNEKMQQVIKKTIEEAKALISKKQVQANMCVNMEMVKDALEQLRGAVMIVYPMGLPPHDPIRMEFEDKDLSGTHAGLEVIKESEAQLWWAGKELQETKLLSDYVGKNEKTTIIVKIQKKGQGAPGREPVISQEEQKEMMLYYYRKQELLKKLEEDDDNSFLNAEWADNHALKRQFHGVKDIKWGPR